From a single Rhodococcus qingshengii JCM 15477 genomic region:
- the ettA gene encoding energy-dependent translational throttle protein EttA, with protein MAEFIYTMKKVRKAHGDKVILDDVTMSFYPGAKIGVVGPNGAGKSSILKIMAGLDQPGNGEAFLAPGATVGILMQEPELDETKTVRENVEDGLGETMVQLKRYNEIAELMATDYSDELMEEMGELQEKLDHADAWEIDSQLEQAMDALRCPPPEEMVTHLSGGEKRRVALCKLLLSKPDLLLLDEPTNHLDAESVLWLEQHLAAYPGAILAVTHDRYFLDHVAQWICEVDRGRLYPYEGNYSTYLEQKAARLEVAGKKDQKLQKRLKDELAWVRSGAKARQAKNKARLDRYEEMANEAEKTRKLDFDEIQIPAPPRLGDVVVEVSNLDKGFDGRVLIKDLSFTLPRNGIVGVIGPNGVGKTTLFKTIVGLEEPDAGEVKIGQTVKLSYVDQNRSGIDPKKTVWETVSDGLDFIVVGQTEFPSRAYISSFGFKGHDQQKPAGVLSGGERNRLNLAMTLKQGGNLILLDEPTNDLDVETLGSLENALEEFPGCAVVISHDRWFLDRTCTHILAWEGGFGDNEAAWYWYEGNFEGYEANKVERLGPDAARPHRVTHRKLTRD; from the coding sequence ATGGCTGAGTTCATTTACACGATGAAGAAGGTGCGCAAGGCGCACGGTGACAAGGTCATCCTCGATGACGTCACGATGAGCTTTTACCCCGGCGCGAAGATCGGTGTCGTCGGACCGAACGGCGCTGGTAAATCCAGCATCCTCAAGATCATGGCCGGACTGGACCAGCCGGGCAACGGCGAGGCATTCCTGGCCCCGGGCGCGACCGTCGGCATCCTCATGCAGGAGCCGGAGCTCGACGAGACCAAGACTGTTCGCGAGAACGTCGAGGACGGTCTCGGAGAGACGATGGTCCAGCTCAAGCGGTACAACGAGATCGCCGAGCTGATGGCTACGGATTACTCCGACGAGCTCATGGAAGAGATGGGCGAGCTGCAGGAGAAGCTCGATCACGCAGATGCGTGGGAGATCGACTCGCAGCTCGAGCAGGCTATGGACGCCCTGCGCTGCCCCCCGCCGGAAGAGATGGTCACCCACCTCTCCGGTGGTGAGAAGCGACGCGTTGCGCTCTGCAAGCTGCTGCTGAGCAAGCCCGACCTCCTGCTCCTCGATGAGCCCACCAACCACCTCGACGCCGAATCTGTCCTGTGGCTCGAGCAGCATCTCGCTGCTTACCCCGGCGCAATCCTCGCCGTGACTCACGATCGCTACTTCCTCGATCACGTCGCGCAGTGGATCTGTGAAGTCGACCGCGGACGCCTGTACCCGTACGAGGGCAACTACTCCACCTACCTGGAGCAGAAGGCTGCACGCCTCGAAGTTGCCGGCAAGAAGGATCAGAAGCTGCAGAAGCGCCTCAAGGACGAGCTCGCATGGGTTCGTTCCGGCGCCAAGGCCCGCCAGGCCAAGAACAAGGCTCGTCTCGATCGCTACGAGGAAATGGCGAACGAAGCAGAGAAGACGCGCAAGCTCGACTTCGACGAGATCCAGATCCCGGCACCGCCGCGCCTGGGTGACGTGGTCGTGGAGGTCTCGAACCTCGACAAGGGCTTCGACGGCCGCGTTCTGATCAAGGATCTCTCGTTCACGTTGCCGCGCAACGGAATTGTCGGCGTCATCGGCCCCAACGGCGTCGGTAAGACGACGCTGTTCAAGACCATCGTCGGTCTCGAGGAGCCTGACGCCGGTGAGGTCAAGATCGGTCAGACGGTCAAGCTGAGCTACGTCGACCAGAACCGTTCCGGAATCGACCCCAAGAAGACGGTCTGGGAGACCGTGTCCGACGGGCTCGATTTCATCGTCGTCGGCCAGACCGAGTTCCCCTCGCGCGCGTACATCAGCTCGTTCGGTTTCAAGGGCCACGATCAGCAGAAGCCGGCCGGCGTCCTCTCCGGTGGTGAGCGCAACCGCCTAAACCTGGCGATGACGCTCAAGCAGGGCGGCAACCTGATCCTGCTCGATGAGCCCACCAACGACCTCGACGTCGAAACCCTCGGCTCGCTGGAGAACGCTCTCGAAGAGTTCCCCGGCTGCGCCGTCGTGATCTCGCACGATCGCTGGTTCCTGGACCGGACTTGTACCCACATCCTCGCGTGGGAAGGTGGCTTCGGCGACAACGAGGCAGCTTGGTACTGGTACGAGGGCAACTTCGAGGGCTACGAGGCGAACAAGGTCGAGCGACTCGGCCCCGACGCCGCACGCCCGCACCGCGTGACTCACCGCAAGCTCACCAGGGACTGA
- a CDS encoding acyl-CoA thioesterase: MSDVYTAQIQVRWGDSDRLGHVNNTRYVEYMQEARIQFLEAKLAPLGGRPGYLVVRKMTVEFLKPVTDRSGPLNVEIFTTHVGTSSFTVRHVIRDNAGVECAFGDALMVGFDTVSEKSRQLADSERAVLEASLVQMTTS, translated from the coding sequence GTGTCCGACGTGTACACAGCGCAGATCCAGGTCCGGTGGGGCGATTCCGACCGGTTGGGTCACGTCAACAACACGCGTTACGTCGAGTACATGCAGGAAGCGCGCATCCAGTTCCTGGAAGCGAAACTGGCGCCGCTCGGCGGCCGGCCGGGATACCTCGTGGTTCGAAAGATGACCGTCGAGTTCCTCAAGCCGGTCACCGATCGGTCCGGTCCCTTGAATGTGGAGATCTTCACGACTCACGTCGGGACTTCCTCGTTCACGGTTCGGCACGTCATCCGTGACAACGCGGGTGTCGAATGCGCTTTCGGCGACGCGTTGATGGTCGGATTCGACACGGTGTCCGAAAAGTCCAGACAGCTGGCGGACAGCGAACGCGCGGTGCTCGAAGCATCGCTTGTTCAGATGACGACATCGTAG
- a CDS encoding NAD-glutamate dehydrogenase: protein MTDRVRQQGTGLDEATLLTRLREAFFTHIDEGDSDDVINGRSDRVLLAHLALGRQRTPGTAVWRVYRPSGSEGLGAAVQIVTDDMSLLVESVTAMLNRQGVGISQFAHPILTVERDDSGNLMSLGDSGIQESWMHVQLDSEVEDSALDAIEAHLGKVLADVRQVVGDTPDMKALQLRVADELASAAETASGRITPEEFSDTARLLRWMADGNYAVLGYRRFEGTKDGSRTVAGSGLGVLRSDAVTEGPMSLPPVADLPDRPLLVLTQGSFPATVHRAVYPYFVGVSILDDNGNIVGEHRFLGVFTVVALHENVLAIPLIERRVREVIARAGVDLHSYSGQAMLEVIQSFPRTELFSSDAETLFETVHAVHSIGLRRQVRLFVREDTFGRFVSCLVYLPRDRYTTRVRLAMQNLLWREFGPGTVDYTARVTENDLALLHVTIRRDPDSEPVHLDVSEANRERVQALLTEVSRSWDDRINDLVRESPGVDPELVQRYSRVLPDGYKEDFEPSRALADIARLEALAPGAIDVLLYRAVDSAPGAWRFTLFVGGDGISLSQVLPVLQSLGVEVLDERPHVVQRLDGVQCWIYDFGLSVPADLRASVEIDLDAQVPLETSTAPLTEVQKRFTAAFGAVWFGRAEADRFNELVLRAGMSWRQAVVLRAYAKYLRQATFPYSQFHIEGIALTHPQTAFALVQLFEAMFDPEKQDDIRVAELDEQLRASIDEVLSLDADRILRGMFSLVKATLRTNFYVVDADGRSRDYLSVKLDPSRISELPKPRPAFEIYVYSPEVEGVHLRFGAVARGGLRWSDRREDFRTEVLGLVKAQAVKNAVIVPVGAKGGFVVKNPPLPTGDPAVDRMATLETGKACYTTFISGLLDITDNVHAATGEVVTPDRVVRKDDQDRYLVVAADKGTATFSDLANSVAAKYDFWLGDAFASGGSVGYDHKGMGITARGAWESVKRHFRELGVDTQTQDFTTVGVGDMSGDVFGNGMLLSRHIRLVGAFDHRHIFLDPNPDAASSFVERQRLFELPRSSWADYDKSLISEGGGVWDRTVKSVPIAESVRIALGLAEGVTKLSPPELMQAILSAPVDLLWNGGIGTYVKASTETNAQVGDKSNDAVRVDGQDLRVKVIGEGGNLGVTALGRIEFSASGGHINTDAIDNSAGVDCSDHEVNIKILLDSLVRSQLLPTQERNPLLASMTDDVAALVLADNIAQNALLGISRVTASQMLGVHRRQLTDLTKARGLDRKLEALPTDKEIERRLEAGVGLTSPELATLTAHVKLSLKDDLLATELPDNDFFAQQIPQYFPTAVRDRFETEIKAHPLRRQIVATMLVNEVIDNGGITYAYRLAEETGASSTDSIRAYAAVREVFALDEVWSRIRSAGVSAEIENELIVESCRLLDRASRWFLANRPQPIAVGAEVARYSAAYRATAPLVPGLLAGHQLDDLLVRAQSVIDRGAPEALALDVFRLLDVYCLLDIADIADIADHDIAEVAELYYALDAHLGIDWLLSAVSGLERGDRWHSLARLALRDDLYSSLRQLTMEVLAGGEPGESPQEKIDEWESTNASRLSRARAALVEIFESGTLDLATLSVAARQVRSMVRSMGTRSEVGR, encoded by the coding sequence ATGACAGACCGTGTACGGCAGCAGGGCACAGGCCTCGACGAAGCGACGTTGTTGACGCGTCTTCGCGAGGCCTTTTTCACGCATATCGACGAGGGTGACAGCGACGACGTCATCAACGGTCGATCGGATCGAGTCCTGCTCGCGCATCTTGCGCTCGGGAGGCAGCGGACCCCGGGCACGGCCGTATGGCGTGTGTACCGCCCGTCAGGATCCGAGGGTCTCGGCGCTGCCGTCCAGATCGTCACCGACGACATGTCGTTGCTCGTCGAGTCCGTTACCGCGATGCTCAACCGACAAGGTGTGGGAATCAGTCAATTCGCCCATCCGATCCTGACGGTTGAACGCGATGACTCGGGCAATCTGATGTCCTTGGGCGACAGCGGTATCCAAGAATCCTGGATGCACGTCCAGTTGGACTCCGAAGTCGAGGATTCCGCTCTCGACGCGATCGAAGCACACCTCGGCAAGGTGCTCGCGGACGTCCGCCAGGTGGTTGGTGACACCCCGGACATGAAGGCATTGCAACTGCGCGTTGCCGACGAGTTGGCGAGTGCCGCAGAAACTGCCTCCGGGAGGATCACCCCCGAAGAATTCTCCGACACCGCCCGGCTGCTGCGGTGGATGGCGGACGGAAACTATGCCGTGCTCGGATACCGGCGATTCGAGGGCACGAAGGACGGTTCACGTACGGTCGCGGGTAGTGGACTCGGTGTGCTGCGCTCCGACGCGGTCACCGAGGGCCCGATGAGCTTGCCTCCCGTCGCAGATCTCCCGGATCGACCGCTTCTGGTCCTGACTCAGGGATCGTTCCCCGCCACGGTGCACCGCGCTGTCTACCCGTACTTCGTGGGCGTCTCGATCCTCGACGACAACGGAAACATTGTGGGGGAGCACAGGTTCCTGGGAGTGTTCACCGTTGTCGCCCTCCACGAGAACGTCCTCGCGATTCCCCTGATCGAGCGCCGCGTCCGCGAAGTCATCGCGCGTGCCGGTGTCGACCTGCATTCGTACTCCGGTCAGGCGATGCTCGAGGTCATCCAGTCGTTCCCGCGCACCGAGTTGTTCTCGAGCGATGCCGAGACCTTGTTCGAGACTGTGCACGCCGTGCACAGCATCGGGCTGCGTCGACAGGTGCGACTCTTTGTCCGCGAGGACACGTTCGGACGCTTCGTATCCTGCTTGGTGTATCTACCCCGCGACCGGTACACGACGCGGGTGCGACTGGCGATGCAAAACCTGTTGTGGCGCGAATTCGGACCAGGCACAGTCGATTACACCGCCCGGGTTACCGAGAACGATCTTGCGCTGTTGCACGTGACGATCCGGCGCGATCCGGACAGTGAGCCGGTTCATCTGGATGTCTCCGAGGCCAACCGCGAGCGAGTTCAGGCTCTGTTGACCGAAGTCAGTCGTAGCTGGGACGACCGCATCAACGACCTTGTTCGTGAAAGTCCAGGTGTGGATCCGGAACTGGTGCAGCGGTATTCGCGGGTGCTTCCCGATGGATACAAGGAGGACTTCGAACCGTCACGCGCGTTGGCCGACATCGCCAGACTCGAGGCGTTGGCGCCAGGCGCGATCGACGTACTGCTCTATCGTGCTGTGGACTCCGCGCCCGGTGCCTGGCGCTTCACGCTCTTCGTCGGCGGCGACGGTATCTCGTTGAGCCAGGTGCTACCGGTGCTGCAGTCACTCGGCGTCGAAGTTCTCGACGAGCGGCCGCACGTCGTGCAGCGACTCGACGGCGTTCAGTGCTGGATCTACGATTTCGGATTGTCGGTACCGGCGGATCTTCGGGCGTCGGTCGAGATCGACCTCGATGCGCAGGTGCCGCTCGAGACCAGTACCGCCCCGCTGACCGAGGTCCAGAAGCGATTCACGGCTGCATTCGGTGCAGTCTGGTTCGGCCGGGCAGAAGCTGACCGATTCAACGAGTTGGTGCTGCGGGCCGGAATGTCCTGGCGGCAAGCCGTGGTGCTGCGTGCTTACGCAAAGTATCTGCGCCAGGCCACATTTCCGTACAGTCAGTTCCACATCGAAGGAATCGCGCTTACACACCCGCAGACCGCGTTTGCATTGGTGCAGTTGTTCGAGGCGATGTTCGACCCCGAGAAGCAGGACGACATTCGCGTCGCCGAATTGGACGAGCAGTTGCGTGCGTCCATCGACGAGGTACTCAGCTTGGATGCCGATCGCATTCTGCGTGGAATGTTCTCCTTGGTGAAGGCGACCTTGCGTACCAATTTCTACGTCGTCGACGCCGATGGCCGCTCTCGCGACTACCTGTCGGTCAAGCTCGATCCCTCACGGATCAGCGAGTTGCCCAAGCCGCGGCCGGCTTTCGAGATCTACGTGTACTCACCCGAGGTCGAAGGCGTCCACCTGCGATTCGGCGCAGTCGCGCGCGGCGGGCTCCGCTGGTCCGACCGGCGCGAGGATTTCCGCACCGAGGTGCTCGGCTTGGTGAAGGCTCAGGCCGTCAAGAACGCGGTGATCGTGCCGGTCGGCGCCAAGGGCGGCTTCGTCGTGAAGAATCCGCCTCTGCCGACGGGTGATCCGGCCGTTGATCGAATGGCGACGCTGGAAACCGGCAAGGCCTGCTACACCACCTTCATCTCCGGATTGCTCGACATCACCGACAACGTGCACGCGGCTACCGGCGAAGTTGTGACGCCGGATCGAGTGGTGCGCAAGGACGATCAGGATCGCTACCTGGTGGTCGCCGCGGACAAGGGCACGGCGACGTTCTCGGATCTCGCCAATTCGGTTGCCGCCAAGTACGACTTCTGGCTCGGCGACGCGTTTGCCTCCGGTGGCTCCGTGGGATACGACCACAAGGGCATGGGTATCACCGCTCGCGGCGCCTGGGAAAGCGTCAAGCGGCACTTCCGCGAACTCGGGGTCGACACGCAGACGCAGGATTTCACGACGGTAGGCGTCGGCGACATGAGCGGAGACGTGTTCGGCAACGGAATGCTCCTCAGTCGGCACATCCGTCTGGTGGGCGCGTTCGACCATCGACACATCTTCCTCGATCCGAACCCGGATGCAGCGAGCTCGTTCGTCGAACGTCAACGACTTTTCGAGTTGCCACGGTCGTCATGGGCCGACTACGACAAGAGCCTGATCAGTGAAGGTGGCGGCGTCTGGGACCGCACGGTCAAGTCGGTTCCGATCGCCGAAAGCGTCCGGATCGCACTGGGTCTAGCCGAGGGGGTCACGAAGCTCTCGCCGCCGGAATTGATGCAGGCGATTCTGTCGGCACCGGTGGATCTGCTGTGGAACGGCGGAATCGGTACATACGTCAAAGCGTCGACCGAGACCAATGCGCAGGTTGGCGACAAGAGCAACGACGCCGTGCGTGTCGACGGTCAAGATCTGCGGGTCAAGGTGATCGGGGAGGGCGGCAACCTCGGCGTCACTGCTCTGGGAAGAATCGAGTTCAGCGCCAGCGGCGGTCACATCAACACCGACGCCATCGACAACTCGGCCGGCGTCGACTGCTCCGATCACGAAGTGAACATCAAGATTCTTCTCGATTCGCTCGTGCGTTCGCAGTTACTGCCCACGCAGGAACGGAATCCGTTGCTGGCGTCGATGACCGACGACGTGGCGGCGCTGGTGTTGGCGGACAACATTGCTCAGAACGCGCTGCTCGGAATCTCCCGCGTGACCGCTTCTCAGATGCTCGGTGTTCACCGCCGTCAGTTGACGGATCTGACCAAGGCACGTGGCCTTGACCGCAAACTCGAGGCGTTGCCGACCGACAAGGAGATCGAGCGTCGACTCGAGGCCGGTGTGGGTCTGACGTCGCCGGAATTGGCGACGCTGACGGCGCACGTGAAGCTTTCACTCAAGGACGATCTGCTCGCAACCGAGTTGCCGGACAACGATTTCTTCGCCCAGCAGATCCCGCAGTACTTCCCGACCGCTGTTCGCGATCGGTTCGAAACGGAGATCAAGGCACACCCGTTGCGGCGGCAGATCGTCGCGACGATGCTCGTGAACGAAGTGATCGACAACGGCGGAATCACGTACGCCTACCGCTTGGCCGAGGAGACCGGAGCGAGCAGTACGGACTCGATCCGTGCCTACGCCGCTGTGCGAGAGGTGTTTGCGCTCGACGAGGTGTGGTCGCGAATCCGCTCGGCGGGCGTCAGTGCAGAGATCGAAAACGAGTTGATCGTTGAGTCGTGCCGCTTGCTCGACCGCGCGTCGCGGTGGTTCCTGGCCAATCGGCCCCAGCCGATCGCCGTCGGTGCCGAGGTTGCGCGTTACTCGGCGGCGTATCGGGCTACGGCACCTCTGGTCCCGGGGCTGCTTGCGGGCCATCAACTCGACGATCTGCTGGTGCGGGCTCAATCGGTGATCGATCGCGGGGCTCCGGAAGCGTTGGCGCTGGACGTGTTCCGACTGCTGGATGTCTACTGCCTGCTCGACATCGCGGATATCGCCGACATCGCAGATCACGACATCGCCGAAGTCGCGGAGCTGTACTACGCCTTGGACGCGCATCTGGGAATCGACTGGTTGCTGAGCGCGGTCTCGGGACTCGAGCGCGGCGATCGATGGCACTCGCTCGCGAGGCTCGCGTTGCGAGACGACCTCTACAGTTCGCTTCGGCAGCTGACGATGGAGGTTCTGGCCGGCGGCGAACCGGGGGAGTCGCCGCAGGAGAAGATCGACGAATGGGAGTCGACCAATGCCTCGCGTCTGAGCCGGGCGAGGGCAGCTCTCGTCGAGATCTTCGAGTCTGGGACGCTTGACCTCGCGACGCTCTCGGTGGCGGCGCGTCAGGTTCGTAGCATGGTGCGCAGCATGGGCACCCGATCGGAGGTAGGACGTTGA